Proteins encoded by one window of Candidatus Desulfatibia profunda:
- a CDS encoding gamma carbonic anhydrase family protein, whose amino-acid sequence MILEYKGHVPKIGKNVFIAPTAVVIGDVVLKDGASIWYGAVIRGDRDAIIIGQNSNIQDNCTVHSDIGKPVLIGDHVTVGHNAVIHACTIEDNCLVGISAAVLTDAYIKTGSIVAAGSVVVQGQVVGPYHLVTGIPASLKKKLSEETSERNRQTAISYLEVARDHITINK is encoded by the coding sequence ATGATACTTGAATATAAGGGTCATGTGCCCAAAATTGGGAAAAATGTTTTTATAGCGCCGACGGCTGTCGTTATCGGAGATGTTGTCTTAAAGGACGGTGCAAGTATCTGGTACGGCGCCGTTATCAGGGGCGACAGGGACGCGATCATCATAGGACAAAACTCCAATATTCAGGACAACTGCACCGTCCATAGCGACATTGGGAAGCCTGTGCTGATTGGAGATCATGTGACTGTCGGGCACAACGCCGTGATTCACGCCTGCACCATCGAAGACAACTGTCTTGTCGGTATCAGTGCCGCGGTGCTTACCGATGCATACATAAAAACCGGCTCCATTGTTGCCGCCGGTTCGGTGGTTGTCCAGGGACAGGTCGTCGGGCCCTATCATCTTGTCACGGGGATTCCGGCGTCACTAAAGAAAAAGTTGTCTGAAGAAACATCCGAAAGAAACAGGCAAACTGCTATAAGTTACCTGGAGGTTGCCCGTGACCATATTACGATCAATAAATAA
- a CDS encoding radical SAM protein, whose amino-acid sequence MEAFECRNKQQGYSMGSCRVEFNGKHAPACRVTLKQENGRTYRLITSIHLSRPENYLSMYQSGCNFSCRKCHSWYFSKIKNGKWYRPQDILKEAIAYDRSVTLVEPRAKATAWHAHDTCRCCGHCVVYGRRSSACPGILAPEAITLSPQGFGPVRNIAAFTGGDLVCCPEFYADCARLIHAHTNLWVLIETNGHGLTPQNLDYLQQSGVDAFWLDIKAFDKEKHKWLTGCSNKTILTLPEEILRRGFVLEVLSLYIPGLVEADELENIAGLLAAVDGAIPFTILAFFPEYRMKDFRSPDVREMVEAYERAKAAGLQHIRLGNLGVFARSQADQQYLAERVDQGAY is encoded by the coding sequence ATGGAAGCCTTTGAATGCAGAAATAAACAACAAGGGTATTCAATGGGAAGCTGCCGGGTCGAATTTAACGGAAAGCATGCCCCGGCCTGCCGGGTTACCCTGAAACAAGAAAATGGCCGGACGTATCGGCTGATTACCTCCATCCATCTTTCGCGTCCTGAAAACTACCTTTCCATGTATCAATCCGGGTGCAACTTTTCCTGCCGCAAATGTCATTCCTGGTATTTCAGCAAAATCAAAAACGGCAAATGGTATCGGCCGCAGGACATCCTGAAAGAAGCGATTGCCTATGATAGATCGGTTACCCTGGTGGAGCCCAGGGCTAAAGCGACCGCCTGGCATGCCCATGATACCTGCCGCTGCTGCGGACATTGTGTGGTTTACGGCCGGCGGTCGAGTGCCTGCCCCGGCATCCTGGCGCCGGAAGCGATCACCTTAAGCCCCCAGGGGTTCGGACCTGTGCGCAATATTGCGGCTTTTACCGGCGGAGATCTGGTCTGCTGCCCCGAATTCTATGCTGACTGTGCCCGGCTGATTCATGCCCATACCAATCTCTGGGTGTTGATTGAAACCAACGGCCACGGACTTACCCCGCAGAATCTTGACTATTTGCAGCAATCCGGGGTGGATGCCTTCTGGCTCGACATTAAAGCCTTTGACAAAGAAAAGCACAAGTGGCTGACCGGCTGCTCCAACAAAACCATATTGACCCTGCCTGAAGAGATCCTCCGGCGGGGCTTTGTACTGGAAGTTCTGTCACTTTATATTCCCGGTCTGGTAGAAGCCGATGAACTCGAAAACATCGCCGGACTGCTTGCGGCCGTCGACGGCGCCATTCCCTTTACTATTCTGGCATTTTTTCCGGAATACCGCATGAAGGATTTCAGAAGCCCCGATGTCCGGGAAATGGTGGAAGCCTATGAACGGGCCAAGGCCGCCGGACTGCAACATATACGCCTGGGGAACTTGGGCGTGTTTGCCCGCAGCCAAGCGGATCAGCAATATCTGGCAGAACGGGTCGATCAAGGCGCCTATTGA
- the aroF gene encoding 3-deoxy-7-phosphoheptulonate synthase yields the protein MILVLEKGITRDQKSQIRSILFREGCIVREMTEAGQNVIGAVGKTAQGINFFETIPGVAKVIPISTSFKLVSRQMHPDDTRVQIGDVVVGGERIAVIAGPCAVESREQALTIAREVRRYGAVLFRGGAFKPRSSPYSFQGLGEEGLKILAEVREVTGLRVVTEITSPAQADMMMKYVDVVQIGARNMQNFELLKCVGRLGKPVILKRGLSSTIEEWLMSAEYILAEGNDNVILCERGIRTFEPYTRNTLDLSAIPVLKNLTHLPVIVDPSHATGIREKVSPMARAAIAAGADGLMIEVHHNPDEALSDGPQSLYPKQFGQLTRDLYVIAPVIGKQLDFDYLDKAAAVYHLGKVNGTGTQRAAFLGEIGTFSHKACIQYFGNQVAAVPAPSFKTIFEAVKNGEVDFGIIPVENSLTGSIHENYDLLLEYDLRIIGEITLRIIHYLIGNPGAGVENIKRVLSPPMAFQQCRQFLERHEDWELVPVKDTAGAVKAISKTGALTDAAIAGKEAADIYGMEVIEEGIETNPRNYTRFVVISAEQLEKGPRSKSSIIFSTGNRPGALLEVLKIYADQGINLVKLESRPIHGKPWEYMFYVDVEADAESEKFKPILDMIKDKTDYLKILGSY from the coding sequence ATGATTCTCGTATTAGAAAAGGGAATCACTCGAGATCAAAAAAGCCAAATCCGCAGCATCCTCTTCAGGGAGGGCTGCATTGTCCGGGAAATGACGGAAGCCGGGCAGAATGTCATCGGAGCAGTCGGTAAAACCGCCCAGGGAATTAATTTTTTTGAAACGATTCCAGGTGTTGCCAAGGTGATACCGATTTCGACATCGTTCAAACTGGTGAGCCGGCAAATGCATCCGGACGACACCCGTGTTCAGATCGGCGATGTGGTGGTGGGTGGAGAGCGCATAGCGGTTATCGCCGGACCGTGCGCGGTTGAAAGCCGGGAGCAGGCCTTAACCATTGCCCGGGAAGTTCGCCGATACGGTGCGGTCCTGTTTCGCGGGGGCGCCTTTAAACCAAGGAGTTCCCCTTATTCGTTCCAGGGGCTGGGAGAAGAGGGCCTCAAAATTCTGGCCGAGGTTCGGGAGGTGACCGGGCTAAGAGTCGTAACCGAAATCACTTCACCGGCTCAAGCCGATATGATGATGAAATATGTCGATGTTGTTCAGATCGGGGCCCGTAATATGCAAAACTTTGAACTTTTAAAGTGTGTCGGTCGCCTCGGAAAACCGGTGATTTTAAAGCGAGGGCTTTCCTCCACCATCGAGGAGTGGCTGATGTCGGCCGAATATATCCTGGCAGAGGGAAATGACAATGTGATCCTTTGCGAACGAGGCATCCGGACCTTTGAGCCGTATACCCGCAATACCTTGGACTTGTCGGCCATTCCGGTGCTCAAAAATCTGACCCATCTGCCGGTTATCGTCGATCCCAGCCATGCCACCGGCATCCGCGAAAAGGTCAGCCCCATGGCGCGGGCCGCTATTGCCGCCGGCGCCGACGGCCTGATGATCGAGGTGCACCATAACCCGGACGAGGCCCTTTCCGACGGACCTCAAAGCCTTTATCCGAAGCAGTTCGGCCAACTGACCCGTGATCTTTACGTGATTGCCCCGGTTATCGGCAAACAACTCGATTTTGATTATTTGGATAAAGCCGCAGCCGTCTATCATCTGGGCAAAGTCAATGGAACGGGAACACAGCGGGCAGCATTTTTAGGTGAAATCGGAACATTCAGCCATAAGGCCTGCATACAATATTTCGGAAACCAGGTGGCAGCGGTACCTGCACCTTCATTCAAAACGATTTTCGAAGCGGTCAAAAATGGGGAAGTGGATTTCGGCATTATACCGGTGGAAAATTCCCTGACCGGCAGTATCCATGAAAACTATGATCTGCTTTTGGAGTACGATTTGAGAATTATCGGTGAAATCACCCTGCGTATCATCCACTATTTGATCGGCAATCCCGGGGCCGGGGTTGAAAACATTAAGCGGGTCCTGTCCCCACCGATGGCGTTTCAGCAGTGCCGCCAGTTTCTTGAGCGCCATGAGGACTGGGAACTGGTGCCGGTCAAAGACACCGCCGGAGCGGTAAAGGCGATCAGCAAGACAGGGGCTCTGACCGATGCCGCCATTGCCGGCAAAGAAGCCGCTGATATTTACGGCATGGAGGTTATCGAAGAAGGCATCGAGACCAACCCGCGAAACTACACGCGCTTTGTGGTTATCAGTGCCGAACAGCTCGAAAAAGGCCCCCGCAGCAAATCGTCGATTATATTTTCAACGGGAAACCGGCCGGGGGCCCTCTTGGAAGTTTTGAAAATATATGCCGACCAAGGAATCAACCTGGTGAAGCTGGAATCACGGCCCATCCATGGGAAACCATGGGAGTACATGTTTTATGTGGACGTTGAGGCCGATGCTGAATCAGAAAAATTCAAGCCGATACTGGATATGATTAAAGACAAGACCGACTACCTGAAAATATTGGGAAGCTATTGA
- a CDS encoding helix-turn-helix transcriptional regulator, with protein sequence MSTTRFDAFLKRVFESTGITSQTELASALKINRSAITQARKKDSIPGKWILQLYKTFGLNPDWIETGSGRTFVKQSASDDPIFKNIPKVKARLSAGGGSFEVGSEVKGYYAFRKDWLSTKGNQNKMVLMDIFGNSMEPEMKDGDTILIDESQKDIIAGAIYAVGIDDTIMVKRLEKHPNKLVLLSDNKDYAPIYLQNDEINSVRMIGKVIWICRELR encoded by the coding sequence ATGTCTACGACAAGATTCGACGCCTTTCTAAAAAGGGTTTTTGAATCCACCGGGATCACATCGCAAACCGAACTGGCTTCCGCCCTAAAAATAAATCGGTCGGCAATTACCCAGGCCAGGAAAAAGGACTCCATCCCGGGCAAATGGATATTGCAGCTATATAAAACCTTTGGTTTAAATCCCGACTGGATTGAAACGGGGTCCGGTCGAACATTTGTAAAACAATCTGCTTCCGATGATCCCATCTTCAAAAATATACCCAAAGTAAAAGCCAGGCTGAGCGCGGGCGGAGGCTCGTTTGAAGTGGGCTCGGAGGTTAAAGGGTACTACGCCTTCCGGAAGGACTGGCTGTCAACCAAGGGCAACCAGAACAAGATGGTGCTGATGGACATTTTCGGAAACAGTATGGAACCTGAAATGAAAGACGGAGATACCATTTTGATAGACGAATCCCAGAAAGATATCATAGCAGGTGCCATCTATGCCGTCGGTATTGATGATACGATCATGGTCAAACGGCTGGAAAAACACCCCAACAAACTGGTTTTGCTGAGCGACAATAAGGATTACGCTCCGATTTATCTCCAGAATGATGAAATCAACAGCGTTCGTATGATTGGAAAGGTCATCTGGATTTGCAGAGAATTAAGATAA
- the aroB gene encoding 3-dehydroquinate synthase: MKTLKIEGLTGDSTILVGERLQNVNDYIPVDKAVIITDINVGHLYRQDFPACDVITIGTGEKIKNLDTVRTIYAKLVDLEADRSCFIVGIGGGIVCDITGFAASTYLRGVRFGFVSSTLLSQVDASVGGKNGVNFGGYKNMIGVFNQPEFVICDANLLHTLPANEILCGMAEIVKHAAIADAGLFSYLEEYYDQALALDSEVIQKLVYDSIVIKAAIVNKDETEQGERRKLNFGHTFGHAFEKIIGVPHGEAVAAGMVIAAMISVKRGHLAAAEAQRIEDLLKKLRLPTGIQVEKNALIDALRKDKKRQGDRIHFVLLDQIGRAVVNEISIAELEAAINDLF; this comes from the coding sequence GTGAAAACCCTGAAAATTGAAGGTCTTACCGGAGATTCAACCATACTGGTTGGCGAGCGCCTCCAAAATGTAAACGATTACATTCCTGTCGACAAAGCGGTAATTATTACGGATATCAACGTCGGACACCTTTATCGGCAAGATTTCCCGGCCTGTGACGTCATCACCATCGGAACCGGCGAGAAGATTAAGAATCTGGATACGGTGCGAACCATATATGCAAAGCTTGTGGATTTGGAGGCCGACCGTTCGTGCTTTATTGTCGGCATCGGTGGCGGGATTGTCTGCGATATCACCGGTTTTGCGGCCTCGACTTATCTGCGCGGCGTGCGCTTCGGATTTGTTTCCTCGACCCTGCTGTCTCAGGTTGACGCCAGCGTCGGGGGCAAAAACGGCGTCAATTTCGGCGGGTATAAAAACATGATCGGGGTGTTCAATCAACCCGAATTTGTTATCTGTGATGCAAATCTGCTGCACACGTTGCCCGCAAACGAAATATTATGTGGTATGGCCGAGATTGTCAAACACGCCGCCATTGCAGACGCCGGCCTGTTTAGCTATCTTGAAGAATATTATGACCAGGCGCTGGCGCTTGACAGTGAAGTGATTCAAAAGCTGGTATACGATTCGATCGTTATCAAGGCGGCGATTGTCAACAAAGACGAAACCGAGCAAGGCGAGCGCAGAAAACTGAATTTTGGTCATACCTTTGGTCATGCCTTTGAAAAAATCATTGGCGTTCCTCATGGCGAGGCGGTTGCTGCGGGTATGGTGATCGCTGCGATGATTTCCGTAAAAAGAGGCCATCTGGCGGCCGCAGAGGCCCAAAGGATTGAGGATCTTCTCAAAAAATTGAGACTTCCCACCGGGATTCAAGTGGAGAAAAATGCACTGATTGACGCCTTGCGCAAGGACAAAAAACGGCAGGGGGACCGCATCCACTTTGTGCTGCTGGATCAAATCGGTCGTGCCGTTGTGAATGAAATATCGATTGCGGAACTCGAAGCGGCGATAAACGATCTCTTTTAA